One segment of Theobroma cacao cultivar B97-61/B2 chromosome 9, Criollo_cocoa_genome_V2, whole genome shotgun sequence DNA contains the following:
- the LOC18589223 gene encoding uncharacterized protein LOC18589223 — protein sequence MQRDEDKEDDMEGDENEDEDQDQDQIEDDDCETFNEDSDNNEKYEFVYSGRTMVKRKHSKLRPRSTNASGSISLPINASAFIDISIQPQMQRKYNDVPFQTPSLLGASVEQVENETSTHNSHRSPSTDLGASVDDTSSRSRSRGLSVGLQTPVDPSDRLHITPIGERSVVMIHLLSQNSIRMLGLKQLEGWRLHALTCMGLVLRCLLQLYLLEHTTM from the exons ATGCAAAGAGATGAAGATAAAGAAGACGACATGGAAGgagatgaaaatgaagatgaagatCAAGATCAAGATCAAATTGAAGATGACGATTGTGAAACTTTTAATGAGGATAGtgataataatgaaaaatatgagtttGTTTATTCTGGAA GAACGATGGTTAAAAGGAAGCATTCAAAACTGAGACCTAGATCAACAAATGCCTCTGGAAGTATCTCTTTACCTATAAATGCCAGTGCATTTATTGATATATCCATTCAACCACAGATGCAACGGAAGTATAATGATGTGCCATTTCAGACACCTTCTTTGTTGGGTGCATCTGTAGAGCAAGTAGAAAATGAGACATCTACTCATAATTCTCATAGATCCCCATCTACCGATTTAGGTGCAAGTGTAGATGACACATCCTCAAGGTCAAGGAGTAGGGGGCTTAGTGTAGGATTACAGACTCCTGTAGATCCATCCGATAGATTACATATAACTCCTATTGGAGAGAG AAGTGTGGTGATGATTCATCTTCTCAGCCAGAATTCGATCCGTATGCTTGGACTGAAGCAATTGGAGGGATGGAGACTACACGCACTCACGTGTATGGGTTTGGTACTCAGGTGCCTGCTACAGCTTTACTTACTGGAACACACAACAATGTAG
- the LOC18589224 gene encoding uncharacterized protein LOC18589224, which yields MNCEEVLPYIKIFDDIVKGDVVHISEDELEKVRDVRFVKWFKNYVAKRKDEIDPRLLEISYGPGHMIRCYKGYFVNGFKFHTLDYGQNCKTMNSEVCIKWSFYNDHEHDFYGILVDIIELEYFCIRNRVMLFKCHWFDTEKGIKVDLLHGLVEIKYNSILTTNELFVLAAQAHQIYYSSYPTTKRNRYDWWAVFKTKVRNRFHIPSGGDRDEIDLNEKGYQENVSTSNTGTVLDELDNFTF from the exons atgaatTGTGAAGAGGTGCTCCCATATATAAA GATATTTGATGACATTGTCAAAGGAGATGTTGTGCATATATCAGAAGATGAGTTGGAGAAAGTACGTGATGTAAGATTCGtgaaatggtttaaaaattat GTTGCAAAACGTAAAGATGAAATTGACCCACGTTTACTCGAAATCTCTTATGGTCCAGGACATATGATAAGGTGTTACAAAGGATACTTTGTAAATGGTTTCAAGTTTCACACCCTAGATTACGGTCAAAATTGTAAGACAATGAATAGTGAGGTTTGCATAAAATGGAGTTTTTACAATGATCATGAGCATGATTTTTATGGTATTTTAGTGGATATAATCGAGCTGGAGTATTTTTGTATCAGAAACAGAGTTATGCTATTTAAGTGTCATTGGTTTGACACTGAAAAAGGTATTAAGGTAGATCTTTTGCATGGTCTTGTTGAAATTAAATACAACTCAATACTTACCACTAATGAACTATTTGTTTTAGCTGCACAAGCTCACCAAATTTATTATAGTAGTTATCCAACAACTAAAAGAAATCGATATGATTGGTGGGCagtatttaaaacaaaagttaGGAATAGATTTCACATTCCTAGTGGTGGAGATAGAGATGAAATTGACTTGAATGAAAAAGGATACCAAGAAAATGTGTCTACTTCAAATACTGGTACTGTATTGGATGAACTTGATAACTTTACATTTTAG